A DNA window from Schlesneria paludicola DSM 18645 contains the following coding sequences:
- a CDS encoding MFS transporter yields MSVPAPTPVEPIRLTGTQWLICVIAAIGFAFDIYELLMLPLVIGPALKELADITPAKKEQFALWFGLLFYVPAVCGGIFGLLGGYMTDRLGRRRVLTWSILLYAFSAFAAGFSTSLPMLLFFRTTTFIGVCIEFVAAVAWLAELFDNHNQREKVLGYTQAFSSIGGLLVAVASGLILQYANALPAISLPKFLNLFGGEIANTHAAWRYTLMSGLIPAIPLIVIRPFLPESPKWAQKKAAGTLRRPSIAELFSPELRRTTIVTTIMFAASYGVAFGAIQQMPQIVGGIDAVKKETGEKVAAAKAKEMESEPDKEKATKAAGIAAGRVAGEIRQKKAAEYTKAQEVGGLVGRFGLALLVIYFASRRTLLRVFLIPGMILTPIIFVLFARGQEYTFFSADISWIPGFHGFHISLLGIGIFLAGLFTVAQFSFWGNYLPQAYPVHLRGTGESFAANIGGRMIGTPFAAVTQYLATMENVIPGGSPEARTAYVAAGIAGTLFLVNLIMSCFLPEPKADQE; encoded by the coding sequence CGGTACGCAATGGTTGATTTGCGTGATCGCCGCAATTGGTTTTGCGTTCGATATTTACGAATTGCTGATGCTGCCGCTGGTGATCGGGCCGGCCCTGAAAGAATTGGCCGATATCACCCCTGCGAAGAAAGAACAATTCGCGCTGTGGTTCGGCTTGTTGTTTTATGTTCCCGCGGTCTGCGGAGGGATCTTCGGCCTGCTAGGCGGTTATATGACCGATCGCTTGGGGCGTCGACGTGTGCTGACGTGGAGCATCCTGTTGTATGCCTTCTCGGCGTTCGCCGCAGGCTTTTCGACAAGCCTGCCAATGCTGTTGTTTTTCCGCACGACGACGTTCATCGGGGTTTGTATCGAGTTCGTGGCCGCGGTCGCGTGGTTGGCGGAATTGTTTGACAACCACAATCAACGCGAAAAAGTGCTGGGTTATACCCAGGCATTTTCATCTATTGGGGGATTGTTGGTCGCTGTCGCCAGCGGGCTGATTCTGCAGTATGCGAATGCCCTGCCGGCGATTTCCTTGCCGAAATTTCTGAATCTGTTTGGCGGTGAAATTGCCAATACGCACGCCGCATGGCGATACACGTTGATGTCCGGTTTGATTCCGGCGATTCCGCTGATCGTGATTCGTCCGTTCTTGCCAGAGTCACCAAAGTGGGCACAGAAGAAGGCGGCTGGCACGTTGCGACGACCGAGCATTGCCGAATTGTTCTCGCCTGAACTGCGACGAACCACGATCGTGACGACGATCATGTTTGCCGCCAGTTATGGTGTGGCGTTCGGCGCGATCCAGCAGATGCCGCAGATCGTGGGCGGAATCGATGCCGTGAAGAAGGAAACGGGTGAGAAAGTCGCTGCCGCCAAAGCGAAGGAAATGGAGAGCGAGCCGGACAAGGAAAAGGCCACGAAGGCGGCTGGGATCGCGGCGGGGCGTGTTGCTGGCGAAATCCGCCAGAAGAAAGCGGCGGAATACACCAAGGCTCAAGAAGTGGGGGGGCTTGTCGGCCGCTTCGGATTGGCTTTGTTGGTGATTTACTTTGCCAGTCGCCGAACACTCCTGCGGGTGTTTCTGATCCCAGGGATGATACTGACGCCGATCATTTTCGTGCTGTTTGCCCGAGGTCAGGAATATACCTTCTTCAGTGCTGATATCAGTTGGATTCCCGGCTTCCACGGTTTTCATATATCACTGCTGGGAATTGGCATCTTTCTGGCAGGTCTATTTACCGTCGCGCAATTTAGCTTTTGGGGCAATTATCTTCCCCAGGCGTATCCCGTTCACTTGCGTGGAACGGGCGAAAGCTTCGCGGCCAATATTGGTGGCCGCATGATCGGAACTCCCTTCGCGGCCGTGACACAGTATCTGGCAACGATGGAGAACGTCATTCCGGGGGGATCGCCGGAAGCGAGGACCGCCTATGTGGCAGCCGGGATAGCGGGAACGTTGTTCCTCGTAAACCTGATCATGTCCTGCTTCCTGCCTGAGCCCAAGGCGGATCAGGAATGA
- a CDS encoding 3-keto-disaccharide hydrolase yields MKQLLASIAVVAICSLGWAADPANQKEEGFVQLFDGKSLNGWKINENPESWTVKDGEIIGKGKRSHLFYMGDDKPFKNFELRVDVKTEANSNGGIYFHTKYQDEGWPKYGFEAQVNNSHGDYKRTGSLYDVVNVVETHVPDNQWYTETVIVKGNKIIVKINDKALFEYAEPKDLKPGEQFTRKIDQGTFALQAHDPGSTVHFKNIRVKRLD; encoded by the coding sequence ATGAAACAGCTTCTCGCTTCTATCGCCGTCGTTGCGATTTGTTCTTTGGGATGGGCGGCCGATCCGGCCAATCAAAAAGAGGAAGGCTTTGTTCAACTGTTCGACGGAAAATCGCTGAATGGTTGGAAAATCAATGAAAATCCCGAGAGCTGGACGGTGAAAGACGGGGAGATCATCGGCAAGGGGAAACGTAGCCATCTGTTCTACATGGGTGATGATAAGCCGTTCAAGAATTTCGAACTGCGTGTCGACGTCAAAACCGAAGCGAATTCCAACGGCGGAATCTACTTCCACACCAAGTATCAGGACGAAGGCTGGCCGAAGTATGGCTTTGAAGCACAGGTCAACAACAGCCACGGCGACTACAAGCGCACCGGCAGCCTGTACGACGTTGTGAACGTTGTCGAAACACATGTGCCTGACAATCAATGGTACACCGAGACGGTGATTGTGAAGGGCAACAAGATCATCGTGAAGATCAATGACAAAGCGTTGTTCGAGTACGCCGAACCAAAAGATCTGAAGCCGGGTGAGCAGTTCACACGCAAGATCGACCAGGGGACGTTTGCGTTGCAGGCTCATGATCCTGGCAGCACCGTTCACTTCAAGAACATTCGCGTGAAGCGACTGGACTAG
- a CDS encoding sugar phosphate isomerase/epimerase family protein translates to MVQPLSRRRFLAASAGMVAAASGLMKSTPAIAQDVKPPLFKISLAQWSLHRTYFDKKADPIDFAKVAKTEYGIEGVEYVNQFFADKAEDKAYLTELKKRADDNGVTSVLIMIDKEGNLGDPDEQKRLKAVDNHKKWVEAAKFLGCHSIRVNARSSGSYWEQMKLAADGLRKLSEFGATHQIGVIVENHGGLSSNGTWLSSTIHTANHPNCGTLPDFGNFRIEGKIQYDRYKGTEELMPFAKGVSAKSHEFDSAGNEVNLDYRKLLPIVLSYGYRGWIGIEYEGSKHSEPEGIMLTKKLLETVRTELTT, encoded by the coding sequence ATGGTACAGCCACTGTCACGTCGTCGATTCCTGGCCGCAAGTGCGGGAATGGTTGCCGCCGCAAGCGGATTGATGAAATCGACTCCCGCGATCGCACAAGACGTAAAGCCACCACTGTTCAAGATCTCATTGGCGCAGTGGTCGCTTCACCGAACCTACTTCGACAAGAAGGCCGATCCGATCGACTTTGCGAAGGTCGCCAAAACGGAATATGGGATTGAAGGCGTCGAATATGTCAACCAGTTCTTCGCGGATAAAGCGGAAGACAAGGCTTACCTGACGGAACTCAAAAAGCGTGCCGACGACAACGGCGTCACGAGTGTCTTGATCATGATCGACAAAGAAGGAAATCTGGGCGATCCCGACGAACAAAAGCGATTGAAAGCGGTCGACAACCACAAGAAATGGGTCGAAGCCGCCAAGTTTCTGGGATGCCACTCGATCCGCGTGAATGCCCGGTCGAGCGGATCGTATTGGGAACAGATGAAGCTGGCCGCGGACGGCCTGCGGAAACTGTCCGAGTTTGGGGCCACGCATCAGATCGGTGTGATCGTCGAGAACCATGGCGGCCTGTCATCGAACGGGACGTGGTTGTCATCGACAATCCACACGGCGAATCATCCCAACTGCGGCACGCTGCCCGATTTTGGCAACTTCCGCATCGAAGGAAAAATTCAGTACGACCGCTACAAGGGCACGGAAGAACTCATGCCATTCGCCAAGGGCGTCAGCGCGAAGTCTCATGAATTCGACAGTGCCGGAAACGAAGTCAATCTCGACTACCGGAAGTTGCTCCCGATCGTCCTGTCCTACGGCTATCGCGGTTGGATCGGCATCGAGTACGAAGGCAGCAAGCACAGCGAACCCGAAGGGATCATGTTGACAAAGAAACTGCTCGAGACCGTTCGAACCGAACTGACGACGTAA
- a CDS encoding M16 family metallopeptidase: protein MTFHHTTLDNGLEVVAEINPDVHSVAFGFYVKAGSRDETPELAGVSHFLEHMAFKGTERFSGEDVNRIFDELGADNNAATGEESTVYYAATLSEYLPQAFEIQSSILYPTLRQDDFDMEKKVILEEIGMYADQPSSVAYDNVMQTHFAGHPLSHSVLGTTQTVGALTSDQMRKYHRDNYLAGNIVLAVTGQTEWDTVLELAHRHCDAWPKGKTDRKVMPAHPKPSVRYIHKDQCQQEQIIQLAPAPAGNDSLRFAAELLSVIVGDDCNSRLYWELLDPGLVESAEMVYYDYEDTGAYLTFLNGPPDETHANLARITKIYEQVNARGVTADELVQAQNKVCSRIVLRGERPMGRLNGLGGNWLLRREYRTIADEVSIVRGITLADIRKLLDQFPLGQMTTVGVGPLLN from the coding sequence ATGACGTTTCACCACACGACCCTCGACAACGGCTTGGAAGTTGTCGCCGAGATTAACCCCGATGTGCACAGCGTGGCCTTTGGCTTCTATGTGAAAGCCGGATCGCGCGACGAAACGCCTGAACTCGCGGGAGTCAGCCATTTCCTCGAGCATATGGCATTCAAGGGGACGGAACGTTTTTCCGGTGAAGACGTCAATCGCATCTTTGACGAACTCGGTGCCGACAACAACGCGGCTACTGGGGAAGAGAGCACGGTCTACTATGCCGCGACGCTCTCGGAATACTTGCCGCAAGCGTTCGAAATCCAGTCGAGCATCCTGTATCCCACATTGCGGCAGGATGACTTCGACATGGAGAAGAAAGTGATTCTCGAAGAGATCGGCATGTATGCCGATCAGCCTTCATCGGTCGCGTATGACAACGTGATGCAGACCCATTTCGCCGGACATCCGCTCAGCCATTCGGTACTCGGTACGACTCAGACGGTCGGTGCCCTGACGTCCGATCAGATGCGGAAATACCATCGCGACAACTATCTTGCCGGAAACATCGTGCTGGCGGTGACCGGACAGACCGAGTGGGACACGGTACTGGAACTGGCTCATCGACATTGCGATGCCTGGCCGAAGGGAAAGACAGATCGCAAGGTCATGCCAGCACATCCGAAGCCCTCGGTGCGCTACATCCACAAGGATCAGTGCCAGCAAGAGCAGATCATTCAGCTCGCGCCCGCACCGGCGGGAAATGACTCGTTACGGTTTGCGGCCGAGTTGCTGTCGGTCATCGTCGGTGATGACTGTAACAGTCGGCTCTATTGGGAATTGCTCGATCCGGGATTGGTCGAATCGGCCGAGATGGTCTATTACGACTACGAAGACACCGGCGCGTATTTGACGTTCTTGAATGGTCCACCGGACGAGACGCACGCCAATCTTGCGCGGATCACGAAGATCTATGAGCAGGTCAACGCGAGGGGCGTGACCGCCGACGAACTGGTCCAGGCACAGAACAAAGTCTGTTCGCGGATCGTGCTGCGTGGGGAGCGTCCTATGGGCCGCTTGAACGGACTGGGTGGCAACTGGTTGCTTCGCCGCGAGTATCGTACGATCGCGGACGAAGTCTCGATCGTGCGAGGTATCACGCTGGCCGATATTCGCAAATTGCTGGATCAATTCCCTCTGGGCCAGATGACGACGGTCGGCGTGGGGCCTTTGTTGAATTGA
- a CDS encoding SMP-30/gluconolactonase/LRE family protein translates to MACFRFRVLQAFTIWCLAAINLAQAQGPVPKGEVLEYTFEDSKIFPGTTRKVSIYIPAQYKEDTPACVYVNQDGVQYKAPDVFDELIHKKEMPITIGVFVTPGVVPATSDEALDRYNRSFEYDGLGDAYARFILEEILPDVETRQATDGRAIVLSKEANDRAIGGASSGAICAFTAAWERPDAFSRVFSAIGTYVGLRGGQNYSTLVRKYEPKPIRIFLEDGSNDLNIWGGDWWMSNQALERSLTFAGYEVTHNWGEGGHSGEHATQLFPDAMRWLWKDWPAPVKTGLGSPQLQEILIPGEDWKLLPGEFQQVEGLAVNAKGEVFFNEMKSNKILRINLDGSVQDFALNAKRGDGHAFGPDGRLYSAATSTSQIVAWDEAGKPTVITDGFRGNDLVVKFDGTMYVTSPILSGPEASKIWLVGTRGDKRIVDTGLRFANGVCLSPDQSLLLISDYRSHWVYSYQLQEDGALAHKQKYCHLHAPDTADDSGPDGIRCDQDGRIWVATRMGLQVCDQPGRVTCIIPTPNGKVSNLTFGGEKFDTLYCTCGDRVYSRKVKVRGANAWEAPVKPAKPRL, encoded by the coding sequence ATGGCGTGCTTCCGTTTTCGTGTCTTGCAGGCGTTTACGATCTGGTGCCTGGCCGCGATCAATCTGGCCCAGGCTCAAGGACCTGTGCCGAAGGGCGAGGTGCTGGAATACACCTTCGAAGATTCGAAGATCTTTCCCGGAACGACACGGAAAGTTTCGATCTATATTCCGGCTCAGTACAAGGAGGACACTCCAGCGTGCGTGTACGTCAATCAGGACGGGGTCCAATACAAGGCGCCCGATGTTTTTGACGAGTTGATCCACAAGAAAGAGATGCCTATCACGATTGGTGTGTTCGTGACACCGGGCGTGGTGCCGGCAACCTCCGACGAGGCGCTCGATCGATACAATCGCAGTTTCGAATACGATGGTTTGGGCGATGCCTACGCTCGATTCATTCTGGAAGAAATCTTGCCGGATGTCGAAACGCGTCAGGCGACGGATGGCCGCGCGATTGTGCTTTCGAAGGAAGCCAACGACCGTGCGATCGGTGGCGCGAGCAGTGGTGCCATTTGTGCATTTACTGCGGCGTGGGAACGGCCTGACGCCTTCAGTCGTGTCTTCAGTGCGATTGGAACGTATGTCGGACTTCGCGGCGGACAAAACTATTCGACGCTCGTGCGAAAATACGAACCCAAACCGATTCGTATCTTTCTGGAAGACGGCAGCAATGACCTCAATATCTGGGGCGGCGACTGGTGGATGTCGAATCAGGCGCTGGAACGATCACTGACGTTTGCGGGATATGAAGTCACGCATAACTGGGGTGAGGGTGGTCACAGTGGTGAGCACGCCACTCAGTTGTTTCCCGATGCGATGCGCTGGTTGTGGAAAGACTGGCCAGCGCCCGTCAAGACAGGACTTGGTTCACCTCAGTTGCAAGAGATCTTGATTCCTGGTGAGGACTGGAAGCTTTTGCCCGGTGAGTTTCAGCAGGTGGAAGGCCTGGCCGTGAATGCGAAGGGCGAAGTCTTTTTCAACGAAATGAAGAGCAACAAGATTCTTCGCATTAATCTCGACGGGTCTGTTCAGGATTTTGCGTTGAATGCGAAACGCGGTGATGGACATGCTTTCGGTCCGGACGGTCGACTGTATTCTGCAGCCACGTCGACGAGTCAGATCGTGGCTTGGGACGAAGCTGGTAAGCCGACGGTGATCACTGACGGATTTCGAGGAAATGATCTGGTTGTCAAATTCGACGGCACGATGTACGTCACAAGTCCAATCTTAAGCGGCCCCGAGGCGAGCAAGATCTGGTTGGTCGGAACTCGTGGCGACAAGAGGATTGTTGACACGGGTTTGAGGTTCGCGAACGGGGTCTGCCTGTCACCCGATCAATCCTTGCTGCTGATTAGCGACTATCGCTCGCACTGGGTCTACAGTTATCAATTGCAGGAAGACGGGGCACTTGCCCACAAGCAGAAGTATTGCCATTTGCATGCACCCGATACGGCCGATGACAGCGGCCCCGACGGGATTCGTTGTGATCAAGACGGGCGAATCTGGGTTGCCACTCGCATGGGGCTTCAGGTCTGCGATCAGCCGGGCCGGGTCACTTGCATTATTCCGACCCCGAACGGCAAGGTTTCGAATCTGACGTTCGGCGGGGAAAAGTTTGATACGCTTTACTGCACCTGCGGCGACCGCGTGTACTCGCGTAAAGTGAAGGTCCGAGGGGCAAATGCCTGGGAAGCTCCGGTCAAGCCTGCGAAGCCGCGTCTGTAA
- a CDS encoding DUF1501 domain-containing protein, which yields MSRLRQSQSEQLRSLVCRRDLLKVGPIALSSAVLPGFLHRSVSANVIPSATAKAKSVIFLWMGGGVTQLDSLDPKPTAPEQIRGTLNAISTSLPGIQFAEVCPNLARIANDLCVVRSFSHDSDDHLLSQVYTLSGRKVTQAQLFTEPNIGSIVQYLLGPRNGLPGYIAVPGITRPGPPPHNLFVGGWLGNQYAPFCVGGQPDQPDFTVGEKQDLPSPLMDEDLNPPELRFLQEMTIGRLERRSQLRSSLEQSLRDVEQSGALPAMEGHFGGAMNLLTAPQVRNAFDITLEPDAVRDEYGRTKIGGRCLLARRLVEAGARFVMVDYGYDPDYGNLWDIHNVPEQKFPHVSEMCKRGYSVAGIDKAFAAMITDLKQRGLLDSTLVVYLTEFGRTPKINSLGGRDHWGACGSMFFAGAGIQAGQVVGVSDKHAAYPLTRPYGPADIAATMYHCLGIEPETRVPDRQGRPSPALDHGHVITEALA from the coding sequence ATGTCGAGACTCCGTCAATCACAGTCGGAACAGCTGCGTTCACTGGTCTGCCGTCGCGATCTACTTAAAGTCGGACCAATTGCGCTGTCATCCGCAGTGCTGCCAGGATTTCTGCATCGCAGTGTCAGCGCCAATGTCATCCCCTCCGCGACAGCCAAAGCCAAGTCGGTGATCTTTCTGTGGATGGGTGGGGGCGTGACCCAACTCGATTCGCTCGATCCCAAGCCCACGGCACCGGAGCAAATACGCGGTACGCTTAACGCCATCTCGACGTCTCTGCCAGGCATCCAATTTGCCGAGGTTTGTCCGAATCTGGCTCGGATTGCAAACGACCTGTGTGTCGTCCGATCCTTCTCGCACGACAGCGACGATCACCTGCTCAGTCAGGTGTACACCCTCTCCGGCCGAAAGGTCACTCAGGCGCAGCTCTTCACCGAACCCAACATCGGTTCCATCGTGCAATACTTGTTGGGACCTCGTAACGGCCTGCCCGGTTATATCGCGGTGCCTGGCATTACACGCCCAGGCCCGCCACCCCACAACTTGTTCGTCGGCGGCTGGCTGGGAAACCAGTACGCGCCATTCTGTGTTGGCGGACAACCCGATCAGCCGGATTTCACGGTGGGTGAGAAACAGGATTTGCCCTCGCCCCTGATGGACGAAGACCTGAATCCGCCCGAGCTTCGATTCTTGCAAGAAATGACGATTGGGCGTTTGGAACGACGCAGTCAGCTCCGATCGAGTCTTGAGCAGTCCCTGCGAGACGTGGAACAATCGGGAGCCCTTCCCGCGATGGAAGGACATTTCGGCGGGGCCATGAATCTGCTGACGGCTCCTCAGGTTCGCAACGCATTTGATATCACGCTCGAACCGGACGCCGTTCGCGACGAGTATGGTCGCACCAAGATCGGTGGACGCTGTCTGCTGGCCAGACGCCTGGTCGAAGCCGGCGCGCGCTTCGTCATGGTCGATTATGGCTATGATCCCGACTACGGCAACTTGTGGGACATCCACAACGTTCCGGAACAAAAATTCCCGCATGTCTCCGAGATGTGCAAACGCGGCTATAGCGTCGCAGGCATCGACAAGGCATTCGCGGCAATGATCACGGATCTCAAGCAGCGCGGGTTACTTGATTCCACTTTGGTGGTTTACCTGACTGAGTTCGGGCGAACTCCCAAGATCAATTCTCTTGGCGGTCGCGACCACTGGGGCGCATGTGGCTCGATGTTCTTCGCAGGCGCGGGCATTCAGGCGGGACAAGTCGTCGGCGTCAGCGACAAACACGCCGCCTACCCGCTGACCCGTCCCTATGGCCCCGCCGACATTGCCGCCACGATGTATCACTGCCTGGGAATCGAGCCCGAAACGCGCGTCCCCGATCGCCAGGGACGACCGTCGCCGGCTCTGGATCACGGACATGTCATCACAGAAGCGCTCGCGTGA
- a CDS encoding serine/threonine protein kinase: MHFLSLQNFQNYLTKSKLVESPQLQECMVRLQSRGQSIDGLIQELENRHLLTPYQIAKLRKRDLEGLLLGRFKLLYRNASGSFARVFRGCSVDDGKMVGIKVLRSRWAEDPRKVALFKREGELGKRLKHKNIVPIYEVGSDGNQHYLTMEFVEGGNLRELLKARGKFSPEEATRYAIDIAEGLEYALSVGLTHRDMKLTNVLLSAQGIAKLVDFGLAGQDASMKSIDDEVDRAVEYATLERGSGAPDNDPRSDLYFLGAIFYELLSGKPPYTPSKNKEDRRQYSRYSDVRPLCEVDPSLPLNLTRIVDQLLCVNPFDRYQTPTELLRDLRATLGDQAPTGDNSSQAAGKSTSPTVLCVEERIRHQDSLRQYFSKHGYRVLMLGDFQRALTRLRTDTPKGLVLMGATLGADAEAQFEQALSVCRSSGTSVVFVLSKHQLDLVPKIANTAHSRILSDHPVTLRSIRQAFEEMWNV, from the coding sequence ATGCATTTTTTGAGCCTGCAAAATTTCCAGAACTACCTCACGAAATCGAAACTGGTCGAATCGCCGCAACTCCAGGAGTGCATGGTTCGTTTACAGTCGCGTGGCCAAAGTATTGATGGCCTGATTCAAGAGCTGGAAAACCGCCACCTGCTGACACCCTATCAAATCGCCAAGCTACGCAAGCGCGATCTGGAGGGTTTGCTGCTGGGCCGGTTCAAATTGCTGTACCGCAACGCATCAGGAAGTTTTGCGCGCGTCTTCCGCGGCTGTTCCGTTGATGACGGAAAGATGGTCGGAATCAAGGTGCTCCGCTCGCGCTGGGCCGAAGATCCTCGCAAGGTCGCCCTTTTCAAACGCGAAGGCGAACTTGGCAAGCGGCTCAAACACAAAAACATTGTCCCAATCTATGAAGTCGGTTCCGATGGCAATCAGCACTATCTGACGATGGAGTTCGTCGAAGGGGGCAACCTTCGCGAATTGCTGAAAGCCCGTGGAAAATTTTCCCCTGAAGAAGCGACTCGCTACGCCATCGATATCGCGGAAGGGCTTGAGTACGCGTTATCCGTCGGCCTGACCCATCGCGACATGAAGCTGACCAATGTGCTGTTGAGCGCCCAGGGAATCGCCAAACTGGTCGACTTTGGGTTGGCCGGACAGGACGCTTCCATGAAATCGATCGACGACGAAGTCGATCGTGCGGTCGAATACGCGACGCTGGAACGCGGCAGCGGTGCACCAGATAACGATCCCCGCAGTGACCTGTACTTTCTGGGTGCCATTTTCTACGAACTACTCAGCGGCAAGCCGCCCTATACTCCATCAAAGAACAAAGAAGATCGTCGGCAATACAGTCGGTACAGCGACGTTCGCCCCTTGTGCGAAGTCGATCCGTCACTGCCCCTAAATCTGACGCGGATTGTCGACCAATTACTCTGTGTCAATCCTTTCGATCGCTATCAGACACCGACAGAATTGCTACGCGACCTGCGCGCGACCCTGGGCGATCAAGCCCCGACCGGTGACAATTCCTCCCAGGCGGCCGGCAAGTCGACCTCGCCAACGGTGCTGTGCGTGGAAGAACGCATCCGACATCAGGATTCGTTGCGTCAGTACTTTTCCAAGCATGGCTATCGCGTCCTGATGCTGGGCGATTTCCAACGCGCCCTCACTCGACTTCGAACGGATACCCCAAAAGGGTTGGTTCTCATGGGAGCCACACTGGGCGCAGATGCCGAGGCCCAATTCGAACAGGCCCTGTCCGTCTGTCGTTCGTCGGGAACGTCGGTCGTGTTCGTGCTGTCCAAGCACCAACTCGACCTGGTCCCTAAAATCGCAAATACGGCCCATTCTCGGATCTTGTCCGACCATCCGGTCACGCTCCGCAGCATCCGCCAGGCCTTCGAAGAAATGTGGAACGTCTAA
- a CDS encoding STAS domain-containing protein, producing the protein MNDSVLDDSDPSPNDSALKIGNLKDPQVLKVYQTGELTVVGFGGRDVPDEVCISSYREQLFRMIDEFQVKVLAFDLTGVTLIPSGMLGVLTSLRKHVDRIELYNPSVDVREVLQMTRLEQLFDIKEVAFE; encoded by the coding sequence ATGAATGACAGCGTTCTCGACGACTCCGACCCTAGCCCCAACGACTCGGCCCTGAAAATCGGCAACCTGAAAGACCCGCAGGTCTTGAAGGTGTACCAGACAGGTGAGCTGACAGTTGTCGGCTTTGGAGGTCGCGATGTTCCTGACGAAGTCTGCATTTCGTCATACCGCGAACAACTGTTTCGCATGATCGACGAATTCCAGGTTAAAGTGCTGGCATTCGACCTGACAGGTGTCACGCTGATTCCGAGCGGCATGCTGGGCGTCCTGACATCGTTACGAAAACATGTGGATCGGATCGAACTTTACAATCCTTCGGTCGACGTACGTGAAGTCTTACAGATGACTCGCCTTGAACAATTGTTCGACATCAAGGAAGTCGCTTTCGAATGA